A genomic region of Halomonas aestuarii contains the following coding sequences:
- a CDS encoding HPr family phosphocarrier protein, protein MPKRKLTLTNRRGLHARAATKLVQCCRPFDARVTVHRGSQEADAGNIMSLLILAAPCGTELEVYTEGEDAEAALEAITALFEARFDEDA, encoded by the coding sequence GTGCCGAAACGCAAGCTGACCCTGACCAACCGGCGTGGCCTGCACGCCCGGGCCGCCACCAAGCTGGTGCAGTGCTGCCGGCCCTTCGATGCGCGGGTCACCGTGCACCGGGGGAGCCAGGAGGCCGATGCCGGCAACATCATGTCGCTGCTGATCCTCGCCGCGCCCTGCGGCACCGAGCTCGAGGTCTACACCGAGGGCGAGGACGCCGAGGCGGCCCTCGAGGCCATCACCGCGCTCTTCGAGGCCCGCTTCGACGAGGATGCCTGA
- a CDS encoding YhdP family protein yields the protein MSTTRLVTRWLLTLVAVPLALLAVLVLALRLLPLLLDEQTAPLERLLSTRFNAVVELDGMAAGLARLDPHLAIDGLHIRSRKGLGQVPLLEVEQAQLRLDTLASLATGMPRVAEARVQGVTVHLYQDEAGRWQWPAPAELPPELVPETTFDLDRLDFWVGMLLQQSAWVENVSLVLHGRKQRAVLTAPRLVMTGDDRRTHLEGEVMVEGQQEHVIRAVMELVPGPSGLGDFSAALQADMRLKSLLGLSEVLGYGDDLRLETASGDARLWGRWHAGALADLRVDLEAPLLALQQPASAGDEAPPAVVLKQVAARAQWLRGEDGWQAWMQGDANSADWARPEGEAEAAGPAVPRFWHVRSQEDGWWLNTSEFDLGALAAWRDRLPLPEALARVIDSLDPRGRVTGLGLGREGGHWLARASATEVAVSPWEQAPGGGPLNVWVESRDLSGHVEFAGTDSELHFPRVFGAPMSLARASGVIDWAYDGPRSFVSGRDLEVEWNGARIEGDFGLSIGGERRGGFGLQLDFADVDAVGTPLTDWLPVGILGPALTDWLANGVAGRVPEGSLRLHVPLAREGEHIESAMQLALDIEEGRLPFAPGWPALEGVSGRLEMDDGMLTARVDAAESLGVEAEAGQVTLEGQRLSVSGELAASGDALRRYLRALPVEGMEAVDTWRAEGEATGTLDLALTLDEPGSLALDIETEATLGRLVHEPLQLTFRDLQGPLAWRQRGEQGGLEGRLIGQALGGPLVAEIDTLAGGLDLSGTAEAPALAAWSGMPALDALIDGRLPWQGRLSIGDEGASLRLDSRLEGLSIALPEPVGKAHEAARSLQLTVDLTDDRLEGRLGDRMGLRWRARDGVGQGQVWLGRLTAPDWSGRPGWQAEAYLPRLPVDQWGSALSPLLAAAEGAPGGGGASTSLSSLSVETDCLQVETRCLGSLALDGRADGGGWRLGLDGSLASGRLSYRPAQSPPLDIDLDRLSLDALVPPATSSGQLLDEVAVPAEAAPLPEGLAALPSGRLRIAELAWRGQRVGPFDGQWRSAKDRLTVDPLALTLGEIIARGSLVWEASGPGDSLTRARLDLEGSDLGSALTVLDQPVAVQSDETRVKSQLAWPGAPWQFALSRSQGSLEVELRDGRFVNVESPSARVIGLLNVDNLLRRLRLDFSDVTGQGTAFDRVSGAATLYGGVLETRGPVEIEGPATRFTLDGSVDLARRELDQRLTVIVPVSNNLPLAAVLAGAPVVGGALFIADKLFGDAIDRVTRIHYRVQGPWTSPRIALESAE from the coding sequence ATGTCCACGACCCGTCTCGTCACTCGCTGGCTGTTGACCCTGGTGGCCGTGCCGCTGGCGCTGCTGGCGGTGCTGGTCCTGGCGCTGCGCCTCCTGCCGCTCCTGCTGGACGAGCAGACGGCGCCCCTGGAGCGCCTGCTCTCCACCCGGTTCAATGCCGTGGTGGAGCTGGACGGGATGGCGGCGGGGCTGGCACGGCTCGACCCGCACCTGGCGATCGACGGCCTGCATATCCGCTCCCGGAAGGGGCTGGGGCAGGTCCCGCTGCTCGAGGTGGAACAGGCGCAGCTGCGGCTGGATACCCTCGCCAGCCTGGCCACCGGCATGCCGAGGGTGGCCGAGGCTCGCGTGCAGGGGGTGACCGTCCACCTCTATCAGGATGAGGCCGGGCGCTGGCAGTGGCCGGCGCCCGCAGAACTGCCTCCCGAACTGGTCCCCGAGACCACCTTCGACCTCGATCGCCTCGACTTCTGGGTGGGCATGCTGCTGCAGCAGAGTGCCTGGGTCGAGAACGTCAGCCTGGTCCTGCACGGCCGCAAGCAGCGTGCCGTGCTGACGGCGCCCCGTCTGGTGATGACCGGCGACGATCGCCGCACACACCTCGAGGGCGAGGTGATGGTGGAGGGGCAGCAGGAACATGTCATCCGGGCGGTGATGGAGCTGGTTCCCGGCCCGTCGGGGCTCGGGGACTTCAGTGCGGCGCTGCAGGCGGACATGCGACTCAAGAGCCTGCTGGGGCTCTCCGAGGTGCTGGGCTACGGGGATGATCTGCGCCTGGAGACCGCCAGCGGCGATGCGCGCCTCTGGGGCCGCTGGCACGCCGGGGCCCTGGCCGACCTGCGCGTCGACCTGGAGGCGCCCCTGCTGGCCCTGCAGCAGCCGGCATCGGCCGGCGACGAGGCGCCCCCGGCCGTGGTGCTCAAGCAGGTGGCGGCCCGTGCCCAGTGGCTGCGCGGGGAGGACGGCTGGCAGGCCTGGATGCAGGGGGATGCGAACAGCGCCGACTGGGCCCGGCCCGAGGGCGAGGCCGAGGCCGCGGGGCCGGCCGTGCCGCGCTTCTGGCATGTGCGCAGCCAGGAGGACGGCTGGTGGCTCAACACCAGCGAGTTCGACCTGGGAGCCCTGGCCGCCTGGCGAGATCGGTTGCCGCTGCCGGAGGCCCTGGCGCGGGTGATCGACAGCCTCGACCCGCGGGGCCGGGTCACCGGGCTGGGGCTGGGCCGGGAGGGCGGCCACTGGCTGGCCCGGGCGTCGGCGACCGAGGTAGCCGTCTCCCCCTGGGAACAGGCCCCCGGCGGCGGCCCCCTGAACGTCTGGGTGGAATCCCGGGACCTGTCGGGCCACGTCGAGTTCGCCGGCACCGACAGCGAGCTTCACTTTCCCCGGGTATTCGGCGCGCCGATGTCCCTCGCCCGGGCCAGCGGCGTGATCGACTGGGCCTATGACGGCCCGCGCAGCTTCGTCAGCGGGCGGGACCTCGAGGTCGAATGGAACGGGGCGCGGATCGAGGGCGACTTCGGGCTTTCGATCGGCGGCGAGCGTCGCGGTGGTTTCGGGCTGCAGCTCGACTTCGCGGACGTGGACGCCGTCGGCACGCCGCTCACCGACTGGCTGCCGGTGGGCATCCTGGGCCCGGCGCTGACCGACTGGCTGGCCAATGGCGTGGCCGGCCGGGTGCCCGAGGGTTCGCTGCGCCTCCATGTTCCCCTGGCCCGGGAGGGGGAGCACATCGAGTCGGCCATGCAGCTGGCCCTGGACATCGAGGAGGGACGCCTGCCCTTCGCCCCCGGCTGGCCGGCCCTCGAGGGGGTCAGCGGCCGCCTCGAGATGGACGACGGGATGCTGACCGCGCGGGTCGACGCCGCCGAGAGCCTCGGGGTCGAGGCCGAGGCGGGGCAGGTGACCCTCGAGGGGCAACGGCTCTCGGTGAGCGGCGAGCTCGCGGCCTCCGGCGACGCCCTGCGCCGCTACCTGCGGGCGCTGCCCGTCGAGGGCATGGAGGCGGTCGACACCTGGCGGGCTGAGGGCGAGGCGACCGGCACCCTGGACCTGGCCCTCACGCTGGACGAGCCCGGCTCCCTGGCGCTGGATATCGAGACCGAGGCGACGCTTGGGCGACTCGTCCATGAGCCCCTGCAGCTGACGTTCCGTGACCTCCAGGGGCCACTGGCCTGGCGACAGCGCGGGGAGCAGGGCGGCCTGGAGGGGCGGCTGATCGGGCAGGCGCTGGGCGGGCCCCTGGTCGCCGAGATCGACACCCTTGCCGGCGGACTCGACCTGTCCGGCACGGCCGAGGCCCCGGCCCTGGCCGCCTGGAGCGGCATGCCGGCCCTGGACGCCCTTATCGATGGCCGGCTGCCGTGGCAGGGGCGACTGTCGATCGGTGACGAGGGCGCCTCGCTGCGACTCGACAGCCGGCTGGAGGGGCTTTCCATCGCGCTGCCGGAGCCGGTCGGCAAGGCGCACGAGGCCGCGCGCTCCCTGCAGCTGACCGTCGACCTGACCGATGATCGGCTCGAGGGCCGTCTGGGCGATCGGATGGGACTGCGCTGGCGCGCGCGCGACGGCGTGGGCCAGGGCCAGGTGTGGCTGGGGCGCCTGACGGCGCCGGACTGGTCCGGGCGGCCTGGCTGGCAGGCCGAGGCCTACCTGCCGCGCCTGCCGGTGGACCAGTGGGGAAGCGCCCTGTCGCCGCTGCTCGCGGCCGCGGAAGGCGCCCCGGGAGGGGGAGGCGCGTCGACGTCGCTCTCCTCGCTGTCCGTCGAGACCGACTGCCTTCAGGTAGAGACGCGCTGCCTGGGGTCGCTGGCCCTGGACGGGCGTGCCGACGGCGGCGGCTGGCGGCTGGGCCTGGACGGCAGCCTGGCCAGCGGTCGCCTGAGCTACCGGCCCGCCCAGTCGCCCCCCCTGGATATCGACCTCGATCGACTGTCGCTGGATGCCCTGGTGCCCCCCGCGACCAGCAGCGGCCAGCTGCTGGATGAAGTCGCGGTGCCTGCCGAGGCCGCGCCGCTGCCGGAGGGGCTCGCGGCGTTGCCGAGCGGTCGGCTGCGCATCGCCGAGCTGGCGTGGCGGGGACAGCGGGTCGGTCCCTTCGACGGGCAATGGCGGTCGGCGAAAGACCGCCTGACGGTCGACCCCCTGGCGTTGACCCTGGGGGAGATCATCGCCCGCGGCAGCCTGGTGTGGGAGGCAAGCGGGCCCGGCGACAGCCTGACCCGGGCACGTCTCGATCTGGAGGGCAGTGATCTGGGCAGCGCACTGACGGTGCTGGACCAGCCCGTGGCCGTGCAGAGCGACGAGACCCGGGTGAAGAGCCAGCTCGCCTGGCCCGGGGCCCCCTGGCAGTTCGCCCTGTCGCGGTCCCAGGGCAGCCTCGAGGTCGAGCTGCGCGACGGCCGCTTCGTCAATGTCGAGTCTCCCTCGGCCCGGGTCATCGGGCTGCTCAACGTCGACAACCTGCTGCGCCGCCTGAGGCTCGATTTCTCCGATGTCACCGGCCAGGGGACCGCCTTCGATCGTGTCAGCGGTGCCGCCACCCTGTATGGTGGGGTACTGGAAACCCGTGGTCCGGTGGAGATCGAGGGGCCCGCGACCCGCTTCACCCTGGATGGCAGCGTCGACCTGGCGCGCCGGGAACTCGACCAGCGTCTGACGGTCATTGTCCCGGTCAGCAACAACCTGCCGCTGGCAGCGGTGCTGGCCGGCGCCCCGGTGGTGGGCGGTGCCCTGTTCATCGCCGACAAGCTGTTCGGGGATGCCATCGACCGCGTGACCCGAATCCACTATCGCGTGCAGGGCCCTTGGACCTCGCCGCGGATCGCTCTGGAAAGTGCCGAATGA
- the tldD gene encoding metalloprotease TldD, whose protein sequence is MTSQTHDMLDEASALLLTPGGLDLAALETGLGHAMGRGIDYADLYFQRSWHEGWVLEDGEVKEASYNIDGGVGVRALAGEKTGFAYSNQINADALAETGRTAAGIVRSGDRLAVAPGVAMTASARYAGVDPLSGLSAEDKIAMLKLADRVARAADPSVAQVSASLTGVHEVVLVRASDGTLAADIRPLVRFNVSVIAVRNGRRERGSAGGGGRFAMARLRDDNVAERYATEAVRQALVNLEAVDAPAGQMPVVLGPGWPGILLHEAVGHGLEGDFNRKGSSAFAGRIGQQVASRGVTVVDDATLADRRGSMTVDDEGTPGQCTPLIEDGILTGYMQDKLNARLMGMAPTGNARRESFAHLPMPRMTNTYMRAGNDDPAEIIRSVKRGLYAVSFGGGQVDITSGKFVFSASEAYLIEDGRITAPVKGATLIGNGPEAMGRVSMIGHDMELDTGIGVCGKEGQGVPVGVGQPTLKLDELTVGGTQS, encoded by the coding sequence ATGACATCACAGACTCACGACATGCTCGACGAGGCCTCCGCCCTGCTGCTGACCCCGGGCGGCCTCGACCTGGCGGCCCTGGAGACCGGGCTTGGCCATGCCATGGGCCGTGGCATCGACTATGCCGACCTCTACTTCCAGCGCAGCTGGCACGAGGGCTGGGTGCTGGAGGACGGCGAGGTCAAGGAAGCCAGCTACAACATCGACGGCGGCGTCGGTGTCCGGGCCCTGGCCGGCGAGAAGACCGGCTTCGCCTATTCCAACCAGATCAACGCCGACGCCCTGGCCGAGACCGGTCGCACGGCTGCCGGCATCGTGCGCAGCGGCGACCGCCTGGCGGTCGCCCCGGGCGTGGCCATGACCGCCTCGGCGCGCTATGCCGGGGTCGACCCGCTCTCCGGCCTCTCCGCCGAGGACAAGATCGCCATGCTCAAGCTGGCCGATCGGGTGGCGCGGGCGGCCGACCCCTCGGTAGCCCAGGTCAGCGCCTCGCTCACCGGTGTCCACGAGGTGGTGCTGGTGCGGGCCAGCGACGGCACCCTGGCGGCCGACATCCGGCCCCTGGTGCGCTTCAACGTCAGCGTGATCGCGGTCAGGAACGGCCGGCGCGAGCGCGGCAGCGCCGGCGGCGGCGGCCGCTTCGCCATGGCCCGGCTGCGCGACGACAACGTGGCCGAACGCTATGCCACCGAGGCGGTCCGCCAGGCGCTGGTCAACCTGGAGGCCGTCGACGCCCCGGCCGGCCAGATGCCGGTGGTGCTGGGTCCGGGCTGGCCGGGCATCCTGCTCCACGAGGCGGTGGGGCATGGCCTGGAGGGCGACTTCAACCGCAAGGGCAGCTCGGCCTTCGCGGGGCGCATTGGCCAGCAGGTCGCCTCGAGGGGAGTCACGGTGGTCGACGATGCCACCCTGGCGGACCGTCGCGGCTCCATGACCGTCGACGACGAGGGCACGCCGGGACAGTGCACCCCCTTGATCGAGGACGGCATCCTGACCGGCTACATGCAGGACAAGCTGAACGCCCGGTTGATGGGCATGGCGCCCACCGGCAACGCCCGGCGAGAATCCTTCGCCCACCTGCCGATGCCCCGCATGACCAATACCTACATGCGCGCGGGGAACGACGACCCCGCCGAGATCATCCGGAGCGTCAAGCGGGGCCTCTACGCGGTGAGCTTCGGCGGCGGCCAGGTGGACATCACCTCGGGCAAGTTCGTCTTCTCGGCGAGCGAGGCCTACCTGATCGAGGACGGCAGGATCACCGCCCCGGTGAAGGGCGCGACCCTGATCGGCAACGGTCCCGAGGCCATGGGCCGCGTCTCGATGATCGGCCATGACATGGAACTGGACACCGGCATCGGCGTCTGCGGCAAGGAGGGGCAGGGCGTGCCGGTGGGCGTCGGCCAGCCGACGCTGAAGCTCGACGAGCTGACGGTGGGCGGCACCCAGTCCTGA
- the rapZ gene encoding RNase adapter RapZ → MQLVIISGRSGSGKSIALQALEDLGYYAIDNLPAMLLGSLVDELQDDRTVRSSMAVSIDARNLPEALKRFPQLLHDLRARNVDCQVVYLTTDARILLERYSHTRRRHPLTRGSDMTLAEAIDSEEQALSEIRDLADLVIDTTRLSVHELRGRITDQVAGHRAEQMTLTVESFGFKRGVPLDADIVFDARCLPNPYWDPALRDATGRDASIIAFLDSYPVVTEMHDDILAWVERWLPRYQASQRSYLTVAIGCTGGQHRSVYLAERLADHLAKRHAGIRLRHRELGMQVNLPAEDETDGNDPLQEGT, encoded by the coding sequence ATGCAGCTCGTGATCATCAGTGGCCGGTCGGGTTCCGGCAAGTCGATCGCGCTGCAGGCGCTGGAGGACCTCGGCTACTACGCCATCGACAACCTGCCGGCGATGCTGCTGGGCTCGCTGGTGGACGAGCTACAGGATGACCGCACGGTGCGCTCCTCGATGGCCGTCAGCATCGATGCCCGCAACCTGCCGGAGGCCCTGAAACGCTTTCCGCAACTCCTGCACGATCTGCGCGCACGCAACGTGGACTGCCAGGTGGTCTACCTGACCACTGATGCCCGGATCCTGCTGGAGCGCTACTCCCACACCCGCCGCCGTCACCCGCTCACCCGCGGCAGCGACATGACCCTGGCCGAGGCCATCGACTCCGAGGAGCAGGCGCTCTCGGAGATTCGCGATCTCGCCGACCTGGTCATCGACACCACGCGGCTCTCGGTGCACGAGCTCCGGGGGCGCATCACCGACCAGGTGGCGGGCCATCGGGCGGAGCAGATGACCCTGACCGTGGAGTCCTTCGGCTTCAAGCGCGGGGTGCCCCTGGACGCGGACATCGTCTTCGACGCCCGCTGCCTGCCCAACCCCTACTGGGATCCGGCCCTGCGCGACGCCACGGGGCGGGATGCCAGCATCATCGCCTTCCTCGACAGCTACCCGGTCGTCACCGAGATGCATGACGACATCCTCGCCTGGGTGGAACGCTGGCTGCCCCGCTACCAGGCCAGCCAGCGCAGCTACCTCACCGTGGCCATCGGCTGCACCGGGGGACAGCATCGCTCGGTCTACCTGGCCGAGCGACTGGCCGACCACCTGGCGAAGCGGCATGCCGGCATCCGGCTGCGCCACCGCGAGCTGGGGATGCAGGTCAACCTCCCCGCCGAGGACGAGACGGACGGCAACGACCCGCTACAGGAAGGAACCTGA
- the pmbA gene encoding metalloprotease PmbA, with protein sequence MTQAFDAAAQQALLESRARMALDLARQLGADACEVGASVDQGVGVSVREGEVETVELSRDQGIAITVYVGQRKGTASSSDAGEASVRAVVEKALAIARHTGEDPASGLADAALMATDLPDLDVHHPWPLSIDEATELALRCESAGRGMAGIKSSDGASLSSGEGVRVYGNSHGFLGSQRGSRHSLSCMLIAEDENGMQRDYDYTSARDPRDLVAAEAVGESAARRTLRRLGARRPATGRMPVLFDPTLASGLVGHLMSAIAGGALFREASFLCDRLGDALFPEWFSLGERPMEVGAMASSPFDNDGVQTRDNVFIRDGRLESYMLSAYSARRLGLTTTGNAGGARNLRITAPLQSREDLLARMERGVLVTELMGQGVNGVTGDYSRGAAGFWVENGRIQHPVEEFTIAGNLETMFQGLVGVGDDTDTRGSIHTGSWLVDEMMVAGG encoded by the coding sequence ATGACACAGGCTTTCGATGCCGCCGCCCAGCAGGCCCTGCTGGAGAGTCGCGCCCGGATGGCCCTGGACTTGGCCCGCCAGCTCGGGGCCGACGCCTGCGAGGTGGGGGCCAGCGTCGATCAGGGCGTCGGCGTCAGCGTCCGCGAGGGCGAGGTGGAGACGGTCGAGCTGTCCCGGGACCAGGGGATCGCCATCACCGTCTACGTGGGGCAGCGCAAGGGCACGGCCTCCTCCAGCGATGCCGGCGAGGCCTCGGTGCGTGCCGTGGTCGAGAAGGCCCTGGCGATCGCCCGCCACACCGGCGAGGACCCGGCCTCGGGCCTGGCCGACGCGGCGCTGATGGCCACCGACCTGCCCGACCTCGATGTGCACCACCCCTGGCCGCTCTCCATCGACGAGGCCACCGAGCTCGCCCTGCGGTGCGAGTCGGCCGGGCGCGGCATGGCGGGCATCAAGAGCTCCGACGGGGCCAGCCTCTCCAGCGGCGAGGGGGTGCGCGTCTACGGCAACAGCCACGGTTTCCTGGGCAGCCAGCGCGGCAGCCGTCACTCGCTCTCCTGCATGTTGATCGCCGAGGACGAGAACGGCATGCAGCGCGACTATGACTACACCAGCGCCCGCGACCCCCGCGACCTGGTTGCCGCCGAGGCGGTAGGCGAGAGCGCCGCCCGGCGCACCCTGCGTCGCCTCGGCGCCCGCCGCCCGGCCACCGGGCGTATGCCCGTGCTCTTCGACCCGACCCTGGCCAGCGGCCTGGTCGGCCACCTGATGAGCGCCATCGCCGGCGGGGCGCTGTTCCGCGAGGCCTCCTTCCTCTGTGATCGCCTGGGCGATGCGCTCTTCCCCGAGTGGTTCAGCCTCGGCGAACGCCCCATGGAGGTCGGGGCCATGGCGAGTTCGCCCTTCGACAACGACGGCGTGCAGACCCGCGACAACGTCTTCATCCGGGACGGTCGCCTGGAGAGCTACATGCTCTCGGCCTACAGCGCTCGGCGCCTCGGCCTGACCACTACCGGCAATGCCGGCGGGGCCCGCAACCTGCGCATCACAGCGCCGCTTCAGAGCCGCGAGGACCTGCTGGCGCGCATGGAGCGCGGCGTGCTGGTCACCGAACTGATGGGGCAGGGCGTCAACGGTGTGACGGGAGACTACTCGCGCGGGGCGGCCGGCTTCTGGGTCGAGAACGGACGGATCCAGCATCCGGTGGAGGAGTTCACCATCGCCGGCAACCTCGAGACGATGTTCCAGGGGCTAGTGGGCGTGGGGGACGATACCGATACCCGCGGCAGCATCCATACCGGCAGCTGGCTGGTCGACGAGATGATGGTGGCCGGCGGCTGA
- the ptsN gene encoding PTS IIA-like nitrogen regulatory protein PtsN, whose product MTLDAILPPERTLFDVPGGSKKRVLEFFSTFIAQNTPSLDSQEVFSRLIGRERLGSTGIGNGVAIPHARNPHCKAPIAGFLKLAEPVDFDAIDGEPVDLVFVLLVPEEADEAHLALLGQVAGVMNDADTRARLRHSSSQRELHEHLMEAIRQQAPTGSQGG is encoded by the coding sequence ATGACACTGGACGCCATCCTGCCCCCCGAGCGCACCCTCTTCGATGTGCCGGGGGGAAGCAAGAAGCGGGTGCTGGAGTTCTTCAGCACCTTCATCGCCCAAAACACGCCCAGCCTCGACAGCCAGGAGGTCTTCAGCCGACTGATCGGCCGGGAGCGGCTGGGCAGCACCGGCATCGGCAACGGGGTCGCCATTCCCCATGCCCGGAACCCGCACTGCAAGGCCCCCATCGCTGGCTTCCTCAAGCTGGCTGAGCCGGTGGACTTCGATGCCATCGACGGGGAACCGGTGGACCTGGTCTTCGTGCTGCTGGTCCCCGAGGAGGCCGACGAGGCCCACCTCGCCCTGCTCGGCCAGGTCGCCGGCGTGATGAACGACGCCGATACCCGGGCCCGGCTGCGGCACAGCTCAAGCCAGCGCGAGCTCCATGAGCACCTCATGGAGGCGATCCGACAACAGGCCCCGACCGGCAGCCAGGGAGGCTGA
- the yjgA gene encoding ribosome biogenesis factor YjgA, translated as MTQDDLSPADERPSKSQIKREMQALKQLGEQIIAMSDAQRARFPLSDDLLAAVEEAGRIKAREARRRHMQYVGKLMRGEDLEGIQAVFDEIENETLRRDHAFHRLEQWRDRLIAEGDDAVEAFVAEFPDVERQALRQLIRNARREREQGKPPTNARRLFRLIRDTAGL; from the coding sequence ATGACCCAGGATGACCTCTCCCCGGCCGACGAGCGGCCCAGCAAGTCCCAGATCAAGCGCGAGATGCAGGCCCTGAAGCAGCTCGGCGAACAGATCATCGCCATGAGCGATGCCCAGCGCGCCCGCTTCCCGCTCTCCGACGACCTGCTGGCCGCCGTCGAGGAGGCCGGGCGTATCAAGGCCCGCGAGGCCCGCCGCCGCCACATGCAGTACGTCGGCAAGCTGATGCGCGGCGAGGACCTCGAGGGCATCCAGGCGGTGTTCGACGAGATCGAGAACGAGACGCTGCGCCGCGATCATGCCTTTCACCGCCTCGAGCAGTGGCGCGACCGGCTCATCGCGGAAGGCGACGACGCCGTGGAGGCCTTCGTGGCCGAGTTCCCGGACGTCGAGCGGCAGGCCCTGCGCCAGCTGATCCGGAACGCCCGCCGCGAGCGCGAGCAGGGCAAGCCGCCGACCAACGCCCGGCGCCTGTTCCGCCTGATCCGCGATACCGCGGGGTTGTAA
- the hpf gene encoding ribosome hibernation-promoting factor, HPF/YfiA family codes for MQVNITGHHVELTDALRDYVQEKLTRVERHYDNITNVQVTLSVEKERQQAACTLHAAGADLHAEAMESDMYAAIDALADKLDRQLVKHKEKAQARAQGAGAR; via the coding sequence ATGCAAGTCAACATCACCGGCCATCATGTGGAACTGACCGACGCACTGCGTGACTATGTGCAGGAAAAACTGACCCGCGTCGAGCGTCACTACGACAACATCACCAATGTGCAGGTCACCCTCTCCGTGGAGAAGGAACGCCAGCAGGCCGCCTGCACCCTGCATGCCGCCGGTGCTGACCTCCATGCCGAAGCCATGGAGAGTGACATGTATGCCGCCATCGATGCCCTGGCCGACAAGCTCGACCGTCAGCTGGTGAAGCACAAGGAAAAGGCACAGGCCCGCGCCCAGGGCGCCGGCGCTCGCTGA
- a CDS encoding RNA polymerase factor sigma-54 encodes MAMKASLQLRVGTQLTMTPQLQQAIALLQLSTLDLRQEIQQALESNPLLDVEDEFGEQAVSETPDDDWASEIPEELTTDSDWSDTYQDLGTAPAGGSGEGPDFERQASGQSLQGHLAWQLAMTDLDERQMRIAESLIDSINGDGYLTQPLEEIRDGLRTQGLAGLRSREVEQVLLRLQQFEPTGVFARDLRECLLLQLATLPDDTPLLPQARRLVRQFLEALAGDDRRLLKRRLGLDDAALDTVIDLVRSLDPRPGSAFTESDSDYVIPDLVARHTREGWQVELNPEAMPRLRIQPDYAALIRRADKSDDNQFLKDHLQEARWLMKSLSSRNDTLLRVGREIMVRQIDFLEHGEEAMKPLILADIAQVVEMHESTISRVTTQKFIHTPRGMFELKYFFSSQVGGGNGEGDAHSSTAIRARIRKLIQDEPPRKPLSDSRLVALLEEAGISVARRTVAKYREAMGIPSSSERKRLR; translated from the coding sequence ATGGCCATGAAGGCTTCCCTGCAGCTTCGCGTCGGCACCCAGCTGACCATGACGCCCCAGCTGCAGCAGGCCATCGCCCTGCTGCAGCTCTCGACCCTGGACCTTCGCCAGGAGATCCAGCAGGCGCTGGAGTCCAACCCCCTGCTGGACGTCGAGGACGAGTTCGGCGAACAGGCGGTGAGCGAGACGCCCGACGACGACTGGGCCAGCGAGATCCCCGAGGAACTCACCACCGATAGCGACTGGTCCGACACCTACCAGGACCTCGGCACCGCCCCCGCCGGCGGCAGCGGCGAGGGCCCCGACTTCGAACGCCAGGCGTCGGGCCAGAGCCTGCAGGGCCACCTGGCCTGGCAGCTGGCCATGACCGACCTCGACGAGCGCCAGATGCGCATCGCCGAGAGCCTGATCGACAGCATCAACGGCGACGGCTATCTCACCCAGCCCCTGGAAGAGATCCGGGACGGCTTGAGGACCCAAGGCCTCGCGGGCCTGAGGAGCCGGGAAGTCGAGCAGGTGCTCCTGCGCCTCCAGCAGTTCGAGCCCACCGGCGTCTTCGCCCGGGACCTGCGCGAGTGCCTGCTGCTGCAGCTGGCCACCCTGCCCGATGACACGCCCCTGCTGCCCCAGGCCCGCCGCCTGGTTCGCCAGTTCCTCGAGGCGCTCGCGGGCGACGACCGCCGCCTGCTCAAGCGCCGGCTCGGCCTCGACGACGCGGCCCTCGACACGGTGATCGACCTGGTGCGCTCGCTGGATCCTCGCCCCGGCAGCGCCTTCACCGAGAGCGACAGCGACTACGTGATCCCCGACCTCGTCGCGCGTCATACCCGCGAGGGGTGGCAGGTGGAACTCAATCCCGAGGCCATGCCGCGCCTGCGCATCCAGCCCGACTACGCCGCCCTGATCCGACGCGCCGACAAGAGCGACGACAACCAGTTCCTCAAGGACCACCTGCAGGAAGCGCGCTGGCTGATGAAGAGCCTCTCCAGCCGCAACGACACGCTGCTGCGGGTGGGCCGCGAGATCATGGTGCGACAGATCGACTTCCTGGAGCATGGCGAGGAGGCCATGAAGCCGCTGATCCTGGCCGATATCGCCCAGGTCGTGGAGATGCATGAATCGACGATCTCGCGGGTCACCACCCAGAAGTTCATCCATACCCCGCGCGGCATGTTCGAGCTCAAGTACTTCTTCTCCAGCCAGGTGGGGGGCGGCAACGGCGAGGGCGACGCCCACTCCAGCACCGCCATCCGCGCCCGGATCCGCAAGCTGATCCAGGACGAGCCCCCGCGCAAGCCGCTTTCCGACAGCCGGCTGGTCGCGCTGCTCGAGGAAGCCGGCATCAGCGTCGCGCGCCGCACGGTGGCGAAATATCGCGAGGCGATGGGCATCCCCTCCTCCAGCGAGCGCAAGCGGTTGCGTTGA